The Tenebrio molitor chromosome 5, icTenMoli1.1, whole genome shotgun sequence genome has a segment encoding these proteins:
- the LOC138132124 gene encoding MKRN2 opposite strand protein — translation MRKMDPGIVCFQHCGPKIFCFLLPEKCPVCETDLSQTNFSLLPFRVPYPFIRASQYPCSVIIKPTSGDFLNDYYNSMDLHIGVTTSTGTIVEFDKNGLRRHRSEQWGQCLLLDQAPGSWTEHWDNTLLQVCRQKCWSSKAYSENKHNCYTFVLTFLMTLNYGNLSKAASNRTIFCEKFIVPRTTSAGKYISLYRKLKESGFYVHRNNK, via the exons ATGAGGAAAATGGATCCAGGAATTGTGTGTTTTCAACACTGTggaccaaaaattttttgctttttattGCCGGAAAAATGCCCAGTTTGCGAAACGGACCTTTCGCAAACCAACTTTTCGCTCTTGCCTTTCAG agTTCCGTATCCGTTCATTCGAGCATCCCAGTATCCTTGCTCGGTGATCATAAAACCAACGTCCGGTGATTTTCTGAa TGATTATTATAATTCGATGGATCTTCACATAGGCGTGACAACTTCTACAGGAACCATTGTAGAGTTTGATAAAAACGGTTTGAGAAGGCACCGAAGTGAGCAATGGGGACAATGTCTGCTACTGGATCAAGCCCCAGGTTCTTGGACGGAACACTGGGATAACACCCTACTTCAAGTTTGTAGGCAGAAATGTTGGTCGTCCAAAGCGTATAgtgaaaataaacataactgTTACACTTTTGTATTaacgtttttaatgactttaAATTATGGAAATCTAAGTAAAGCCGCGAGCAACAGgacaattttttgtgaaaaattcatCGTGCCTAGAACAACATCGGCTGGCAAATACATCTCGCTCTATCGAAAACTTAAAGAAAGTGGATTTTATGTGCACAGAAATAATAAGtga